The Acetobacter sp. DNA window TGCGCGGATGATGCGCATTTGTCCGTAGGATTATAAGATTGCGATATCGAAATATGTGTTTGCCATATATCGTGTGTACGTTATTTATATATCAGAATCGCAACGACTGGTTCGGATGGGCTGTCCTGCGAAGTGTCATTATGAAAAACCCTTTGCTCTGAGGTAAGTATGACGAGCATTTCTGTTTCTGGACAATCAGATGCAGCCGATGAAAATGGGGACAGGCTTTATCGCATCATGGCGCGGCGTGTTCTTCCGCTGCTTTTTCTTGGTTTTTTGGCATCCTATCTTGATCGTGTGAATGTAGGATATGCAAAACTGCGGATGCTTTCGGATCTGGGTATGAGCGAAGCAGTCTTCGGTTTTGGCACCGGATTGTTCTTCTTGGGTTATATTCTCTGCGAAATTCCCAGTAACCTTCTTTTGGTAAAGTTTGGAGCACGCAACTGGATCGCCCGTATCCTTGTGACGTGGGGCGTATGTTCCGGTGGCATGATGCTCGTCCAGACGCCAACCCAGTTTTATATTCTTCGCTTCATGCTCGGAGTGGCTGAGGCCGGTTTTATGCCGGGGGTCCTGTATTATCTGGCTCTGTGGTTTCCGCCCCGTTACCGCTCGAAGGTTACAGCCATGTTCATGGCCGGTATTCCTCTGGCCAGCGTGATTGGTGGTCCCCTTTCAGGATTGCTTATGGAAGGATTGAACGGTGTTGGTGGCTATGAAGGTTGGCGTTGGCTATTTTTTTGGGAAGCATTGCCGCCAGTGCTGATTGGAATCTCCGTATTTCTGTTCCTGCCGCTTTCTCCCAAAAAAGCTGATTGGCTAAGCGAAAAGGAAAAGGAACGCCAGTATCGTGAAAATCCGATGATGGCAGCGACTTCTGCGGGAATGGTCGCCAATGTCGCAGCGGCTTTCCGTAGCCCATGGGTATGGCTTCTGGGGCTTGTGGATGGCACCTTGCTGCTAGGTCTTTATACAGTGGCCTTCTGGACTCCTTCGATTCTGCATGATGACGGTATACGTTCGACATTTCAGATTGGATGTCTGAGCGCTATCCCTCAGATCGGTGCTGTTCTGAGTATGATACTTGTAGGACGCAGTTCGGATGAGCGGGGTGAGCGCCGTTGGCACATCGTTCTCCCTATCCTGTTTGGAAGTGCAGCGATGGCCTGTATTCCATTTGTCAGCGGAAGTCCGATCTTGGCACTCATTTTCATCACATTGGCGAATATGGGTATTCTGGGCGCGCTTCCACCTTTCTGGGTGCTGCCATCAGTGATGCTGAAAGGACGGGCTGCTGCTGTCGGATTGGCTTTGGCGGGTTCGATCGCCAATATCGCTGGTTTTTTTGCAACGGCTCTTGTCGGGTATGCACGAAGCATGACTGGAGACATGTCCTATGTAATCTGGATGTTTTCCGGATTTGTGTTTGTCGGCGGTCTCTCTGTTCTGCTCATTCCAACGAGTAGAATGAAGTAATTTTCTTCATCAAACGCATCTAGCAGATCGGCTGAGTTTCGATCTGTGTCATTTCACGCCTTTCGAGAAAGATAGACGCTCGAAATCACGAATTCGGGCGACAAAACGGAGACATGTAAGTGTTAGGACACGAAGTTCGACATGATGGTTTCTTTGCGCGCCGTGCATTGCGCTTTGGCGGGTGGTGCGGCATGGCGAGCGTGCTGTTTTCGGGGGTCGCTCTGGCTGATCCGGACATCTCTGATACAGAAAAAAGCAGGAATAGCCTTTATTATGTGAAAGGTACGCGGAGTCTCTACGATGCTACTCATTCCCCGACACAACCGGGTGTGCCAAAATTCGTGCCAGCTCCAAACGGTGGCGATGGTCCGGCGATCGTCTCTAAAAATGGCGCCCATTCCACGCTTGCCCAGCCTTATCTTTTTTCTCTACAGTTCAGTCCAGTGGAAAAAGCTGGAAAATCGCTCGCAGATTACGGAGTTTATTTCAACGGATGGAATATATCTCAGTTGAACGCCAATGTGGGTGGTGGTTACAAAACCGGATCAGCCTATACAAACTGGGTTTTACTCGGCCTCAATCTCGATATGCATCGCATCGCGGGTATCCCGGGTGGTCAGGTTCATTTCATTATTGATGATGTGGCCGGACAAGGACGTAGTTGGGAATATAACGCTTCGGACTGGTCTTGGATCAACACATGGGGCAACCATGATGGTCTGCAGGTGAGAGAGTTCACCTGGGATCAGGAATTGTTCAACAAGCATCTTTTTATTCTGGCAGGGCGATCTAACCCGAAGGGCGGAGAGTTCGAAGGTTCAGAGTTATATTGCCAGTTCGCTACGTTTCTCTGTTCGTCTCCGACAACTTTTACAATTGATGGCTCATCTCCATCCTTTACGGTATCTTCATGGAGTACGCGCGTGCTGATCAAGCCAACGCCAGCGACCTATATCAAAGGAGGTATCTGGGAAGTTGAGCCTTGGGTCAGGGCGAAGAATCATAATGGCTGGCCGGGACCTGACTGGGGCTTCGACAAAGCTCAGGGTGAATTCATCCCGGTTGAAGCCGGTTATCATACTGATTTCTCCACTGACAAATATCCGCGTGCCTATAGTCTTGGATTTACTTACGATACGTCGATCTACAATGACCCGCTTTATAATACGTCACGTGAGATTACTGCCTTGTATGGTGGGAAGGCACAGCCAAGACGTGGTCGTACGACGGTGTATGCGCAGGCGCAGCAGATGATCTGGAAGCCTGACCCGGAGGGCACGCGAGGGCTGATTGTCTTCGGTTCGGCGAACTTCCTGACTTCTGGTGATGGTACTGTCAGAAATGGTTTTGTTGCAGGCCTTTTCGATTGGGGGCCTTTCCGTTCTCGGCCTCGTGATTACGTTGGTCTGGTTTTCCAGAGTTATCTCTGGAATCGCAAGGTGGTGCACGCCATGAATGCTTCTCTTCAGGCCGAGGGTTACCACAATCAGTGGAACAGCACTGAAACCATGATGGA harbors:
- a CDS encoding carbohydrate porin, which gives rise to MLGHEVRHDGFFARRALRFGGWCGMASVLFSGVALADPDISDTEKSRNSLYYVKGTRSLYDATHSPTQPGVPKFVPAPNGGDGPAIVSKNGAHSTLAQPYLFSLQFSPVEKAGKSLADYGVYFNGWNISQLNANVGGGYKTGSAYTNWVLLGLNLDMHRIAGIPGGQVHFIIDDVAGQGRSWEYNASDWSWINTWGNHDGLQVREFTWDQELFNKHLFILAGRSNPKGGEFEGSELYCQFATFLCSSPTTFTIDGSSPSFTVSSWSTRVLIKPTPATYIKGGIWEVEPWVRAKNHNGWPGPDWGFDKAQGEFIPVEAGYHTDFSTDKYPRAYSLGFTYDTSIYNDPLYNTSREITALYGGKAQPRRGRTTVYAQAQQMIWKPDPEGTRGLIVFGSANFLTSGDGTVRNGFVAGLFDWGPFRSRPRDYVGLVFQSYLWNRKVVHAMNASLQAEGYHNQWNSTETMMEVNYGLNIAPGVMATPYFEYIWNPDQLASDRVLPHVNYAAQVGLMINFEINPGLNLPELHRYRK
- a CDS encoding MFS transporter, with protein sequence MTSISVSGQSDAADENGDRLYRIMARRVLPLLFLGFLASYLDRVNVGYAKLRMLSDLGMSEAVFGFGTGLFFLGYILCEIPSNLLLVKFGARNWIARILVTWGVCSGGMMLVQTPTQFYILRFMLGVAEAGFMPGVLYYLALWFPPRYRSKVTAMFMAGIPLASVIGGPLSGLLMEGLNGVGGYEGWRWLFFWEALPPVLIGISVFLFLPLSPKKADWLSEKEKERQYRENPMMAATSAGMVANVAAAFRSPWVWLLGLVDGTLLLGLYTVAFWTPSILHDDGIRSTFQIGCLSAIPQIGAVLSMILVGRSSDERGERRWHIVLPILFGSAAMACIPFVSGSPILALIFITLANMGILGALPPFWVLPSVMLKGRAAAVGLALAGSIANIAGFFATALVGYARSMTGDMSYVIWMFSGFVFVGGLSVLLIPTSRMK